From the genome of Epinephelus moara isolate mb chromosome 10, YSFRI_EMoa_1.0, whole genome shotgun sequence, one region includes:
- the LOC126397020 gene encoding endogenous retroviral envelope protein HEMO-like, with the protein MPLILNLLTLILVRSTVGALQVAKAPDVRTDDINTFLTIAWQVAGHISPNSSCYVCGLMPYTAADGLPLMAVPISDCDTCQLLRIPLSQSYTRNDCSSLSKMRPLNCSRGHSNCDKCLKPPKPVPILLTPQKFPWCLENDGNTPVGESDCLHTFKWNTKQTNTEFKSLDSGRHQCLEAAGPARFIALAHRTASCSISSPVGMYWVCGNLAYPHLPVDYKGRCGLAYVIPAMRVTNYLPRKPPPKRVRRGTSDIFGTHKQSPFKNIVGPLLPFYGVMSALDQIADLSHAIEVIANETSRALILLSSELASVRLLALQNRAALDFLLAAQGGTCSVIGSECCTFVPDYNATINDIVNHLLGTANSIHQDSSSLFDWFKPNFGSLGYRIVEGLIVLAVFIVILSFFISCMKKIIFSLK; encoded by the coding sequence ATGCCCCTGATCCTGAACCTTCTAACACTGATCTTGGTGCGGTCCACCGTGGGAGCTCTGCAGGTCGCGAAAGCACCGGACGTAAGAACAGATGATATCAATACTTTTCTGACTATTGCGTGGCAAGTAGCCGGCCACATAAGCCCAAATTCCAGCTGTTATGTGTGTGGCCTAATGCCCTACACAGCTGCAGATGGTTTACCTCTGATGGCCGTACCTATCTCtgactgtgacacctgccagcTGTTGCGTATTCCTTTGTCTCAGTCTTATACTCGAAACGATTGTTCCAGTCTCTCCAAAATGAGACCACTAAACTGTTCCAGAGGACATTCAAACTGCGACAAATGTTTAAAACCCCCCAAACCTGTTCCCATACTGCTCACGCCTCAGAAGTTCCCTTGGTGTCTCGAGAATGACGGCAACACACCTGTTGGAGAATCAGACTGCCTGCATACATTCAAATGGAACACTAAACAAACCAATACTGAATTTAAATCTCTAGATTCTGGACGTCATCAGTGTTTGGAAGCAGCAGGGCCGGCTCGCTTCATTGCTTTGGCTCACCGCACTGCGAGCtgctccatctcctctcctgtAGGAATGTACTGGGTATGTGGAAACCTTGCATACCCGCATCTTCCTGTGGATTACAAAGGACGCTGCGGCTTGGCATACGTCATCCCAGCTATGAGAGTAACTAACTACCTGCCCCGGAAGCCTCCTCCTAAACGGGTACGACGTGGCACTTCGGACATCTTTGGGACTCATAAGCAATCACCCTTCAAGAACATAGTTGGTCCCCTCCTTCCTTTCTATGGAGTTATGTCTGCGTTGGATCAAATCGCAGATCTGTCTCATGCAATAGAAGTCATAGCTAATGAAACCAGTAGAGCTCTCATACTTCTGTCGAGTGAACTCGCCTCTGTCAGACTTCTGGCTTTACAAAACAGAGCAGCTTTGGATTTTCTTTTAGCAGCCCAAGGAGGAACTTGTTCTGTTATTGGTTCTGAATGTTGTACCTTTGTGCCTGATTACAATGCTACCATTAATGATATCGTTAACCACCTTCTTGGTACGGCTAACTCTATTCACCAGGATAGTAGCTCTTTATTTGATTGGTTTAAACCTAATTTTGGTTCACTGGGTTATCGCATTGTTGAGGGGTTAATTGTTTTGGCCGTTTTCATTGTAATATTGTCTTTCTTTATATcatgtatgaaaaaaataatcttcagtttaaaataa